In Sander lucioperca isolate FBNREF2018 chromosome 12, SLUC_FBN_1.2, whole genome shotgun sequence, one DNA window encodes the following:
- the LOC116062105 gene encoding sushi domain-containing protein 3, whose amino-acid sequence MSAATASIADVSRTDFTNKDDSRDRNKSGQNQAQCTPMPLPVLGTQRIIQGNGTTVGTVISLQCPAKHKLVGSELMCVLGANSTQWVGENYCTPLSPYEDYGFRVAVLASIVSLAIIFFMSVAFITCCLLDCIKEDKRKKHDRESDMWHWEEQAQHQEDNSRSRSGHKGRNNNNNNTQEKVLSLWDTDYSAMCDNMQACRCHQQFAYSADCTYGRAPLLSTLPSYNQPLLLRNLESAQISGPPEYNGPPQSSSQTMNPDCQISAMGPGVVWQHGGQQSSLSGVNPSTTDEFNTRNNNPAKDFSIRIISV is encoded by the exons ATGTCAGCAGCAACAGCTTCAATAGCAGATGTGTCCAGGACTGATTTTACAAACAAAGATGACAGCCGTGACCGGAATAAGTCAG gtcagaACCAGGCTCAGTGCACACCCATGCCCCTGCCGGTCCTGGGCACCCAGAGGATCATCCAGGGCAATGGCACGACTGTGGGCACAGTCATTTCCCTGCAGTGCCCAGCCAAACACAAACTGGTTGGAAGTGAGCTAATGTGTGTCTTGGGCGCCAACAGCACCCAATGGGTGGGGGAGAACTACTGTACAC cTCTGTCTCcctatgaggactatggtttcCGTGTGGCGGTGCTGGCATCCATCGTAAGCTTGGCCATAATCTTCTTCATGTCTGTTGCCTTCATCACCTGCTGTTTGCTCGACTGCATCAAAGAGGACAAAAGGAAAAAGCATGACAG GGAGTCAGATATGTGGCATTGGGAGGAGCAGGCCCAACATCAGGAGGACAACAGCAGGTCTCGCAGCGGCCATAAAGGcaggaacaacaacaacaacaatacccAGGAGAAGGTGCTTTCACTGTGGGACACCGATTACTCAGCCATGTGTGACAACATGCAAGCCTGCAG ATGTCATCAGCAGTTCGCCTATAGTGCTGACTGCACATATGGCCGCGCTCCTCTGCTTTCTACTCTCCCCAGCTATAACCAGCCTCTCTTACTCCGAAATTTAGAATCTGCACAGATCTCTGGTCCACCTGAATACAACGGACCTCCTCAGTCCTCCAGTCAAACTATGAACCCAGATTGCCAGATCTCAGCAATGGGGCCTGGTGTGGTGTGGCAGCATGGAGGACAGCAGAGCAGTTTGTCAGGAGTGAACCCATCAACCACAGATGAGTTCAACACGAGGAATAATAACCCTGCCAAAGACTTTTCCATTCGGATTATTTCAGTGTGA
- the LOC116062106 gene encoding caspase recruitment domain-containing protein 19-like isoform X2 yields METELVDRLVLQLNRIYPQILSDKEAHMFRNLSVPTRVRLPELLKHLHGKGEEACYEFYRGLHIHAEDVYSSLPTRVIQREVANPKWTNNVAIHPERHVLNDRGPMFFLSCFSFAAGIAMLYYYGEIETLRSTGLFLHCSAARFSEGAKNVFISSAEVGKQKK; encoded by the exons ATGGAAACTGAACTGGTTGACAGACTGGTGCTGCAGCTGAACAGGATATACCCCCAGATACTCAGTGACAAGGAAGCCCACATG TTCAGGAACCTGAGCGTGCCCACCAGGGTGCGGCTGCCTGAGCTGTTGAAGCACCTGCATGGGAAGGGCGAGGAGGCGTGTTATGAATTCTACAGAGGACTTCACATCCACGCTGAGGACGTTTACTCCAGCCTGCCCACCAGAGTCATACAAAgag AGGTGGCCAATCCAAAATGGACTAACAATGTGGCGATCCACCCAGAGCGACATGTGCTTAATGACAGAG GACCAATGTTCTTCCTGAGCTGTTTCAGTTTTGCTGCTGGTATTGCAATGCTCTACTATTATGGAG AAATTGAGACACTGAGAAGCACTGGTCTGTTTCTTCACTGCTCTGCAGCAAGATTTAGTGAAGGtgctaaaaatgttttcatttcctCTGCTGAGGTTGGAAAGCAGAAGAAATGA
- the LOC116062106 gene encoding caspase recruitment domain-containing protein 19-like isoform X1, producing MRCVFVSMTDIDDYHEQLQRDAQFLCSDQRMETELVDRLVLQLNRIYPQILSDKEAHMFRNLSVPTRVRLPELLKHLHGKGEEACYEFYRGLHIHAEDVYSSLPTRVIQREVANPKWTNNVAIHPERHVLNDRGPMFFLSCFSFAAGIAMLYYYGEIETLRSTGLFLHCSAARFSEGAKNVFISSAEVGKQKK from the exons ATGcgctgtgtgtttgtcagtatGACAG ACATTGACGATTACCATGAGCAGCTCCAGAGGGACGCCCAGTTCCTGTGCTCGGACCAGAGGATGGAAACTGAACTGGTTGACAGACTGGTGCTGCAGCTGAACAGGATATACCCCCAGATACTCAGTGACAAGGAAGCCCACATG TTCAGGAACCTGAGCGTGCCCACCAGGGTGCGGCTGCCTGAGCTGTTGAAGCACCTGCATGGGAAGGGCGAGGAGGCGTGTTATGAATTCTACAGAGGACTTCACATCCACGCTGAGGACGTTTACTCCAGCCTGCCCACCAGAGTCATACAAAgag AGGTGGCCAATCCAAAATGGACTAACAATGTGGCGATCCACCCAGAGCGACATGTGCTTAATGACAGAG GACCAATGTTCTTCCTGAGCTGTTTCAGTTTTGCTGCTGGTATTGCAATGCTCTACTATTATGGAG AAATTGAGACACTGAGAAGCACTGGTCTGTTTCTTCACTGCTCTGCAGCAAGATTTAGTGAAGGtgctaaaaatgttttcatttcctCTGCTGAGGTTGGAAAGCAGAAGAAATGA